One Arachis hypogaea cultivar Tifrunner chromosome 2, arahy.Tifrunner.gnm2.J5K5, whole genome shotgun sequence genomic window, CAAGGAATCATAATAATCAAAGACACCTCTACCATCAGAAAAGTTTGCAAATTTAGTGTTTACTTTTCTCATCTCTtcttcagcaagaaaatacctctTCAAGAATTTAACTCTCTCATTAGTGATCTCAATATCTTGATGGAGAGAAACTTGTGTAGGGTCTTCTATCAACCATTAATGTCTATAATACTATATAATTAGTGGTTAagaaaaaattagtaataattcAATTATCTTTACTTATAAATAAAAGTTATAAATTATGAATATAAAGAGTTAGGTTATCTTGGATTCAATGAATGTGCTAAATAATGAAGGGGTGTACTACTTTTTGTTCATCTTTGAACTAATATTGAGTGCACAACATTGTAGAAGAATGATgactcttattcatcttttttttcataGAGATATATAACACTTTTTACCTTcttgatcattgaatcctacaTCTCATGAACCAAATGAAGAGTAGGTGCATCCCTGTCTGTACTTCTTaaaacatcataaatagaatTTGTGAAAGCaagaatataattaattttttgccaCCAATTTTTTTCACTCAATTTTTTCCTGTAACAAACTCAACTTTATCAATATTATCTTCTTTGTATGAAGATCACTTCTCACTTATATCCATTTCTTTGTGTCCTTACTTTAACAACCTAAATCTTTTGAGCATCACAATAATGAAGGCAAATCGAATAGGAGCAACATTAAGCaactttaataaattaaattcattGAAAATAGATAACCTCGTATGAAGATTAACAATaaagttttttaaaaagaaaCATCTTCAACAATTTGAGTATTCCATGAGCATTCTTCATAGACAAAGTTATTCTTTTTTGTATTCTTAGCTGTACAAATATATTTTAAAGCAAGGTTGAGAGTATGAACAACATAAGGAGGCCAATAAATAGATGAAAATTTAGCTTTAATTAATAAATCATCCGCTTTACAAATCGGCGCATTAGCAGTCACAATCTGCAATACATTTGAGAGACTGACTTCTCTTATCACATCTCTTATTTGCTTTGCGACATAATCCTTGTCCTTGATCTCATATGAACAATTTATAGTTTTTAAAAACATAGGCCCACTTTCAGTCACAAGCATAAAATTAAGAAGAGGTATCCTTTGGAGATCACTCCATTCATCACTTACAATGTTCATTCCATTTTCACTCTATGAATTCTTGGTAGGTTCTAACATTCTTTTCATATGTTGCTTTTCTTTCTCTAAAGTTGTCTTCAATTTATTGTACTCAAGAGTAATATAACCATCAATATAATtattgacaataaaaaaatactttgacAAAATAAGAATTTTTTGCTAGATGAAAAGGTAAttcagataaaaaaatatattctagtAATATGTAAATCTAGAGTCTCCTTTGCATTCACATTAAGAGTACTCACTAAAGGCCCAATAGCCCTTCTTTTTTCTATTCAAGTTCACTTGCATTAGATAAGAGTGAAAGGGGAATTgacttaggttttttttttttttttttttttttttttttttttttttctttcatacaaCAATGTACTTTCACCATCAAACTTTTTAAGTTATTCAAACTTTGTTGATGTAACTTTTGCACAAAATCTAattctttttcttaaaattttcaataagtGTTCTTTTATACTAAACAAGACCTTGCAAAATTTACATTGAAACTTAAGATTTTCACCAccttcaattttatctttttttcaatcATAAATTTCTAGAAAGGCTTATCTACACTGCCTTCAGAATCGTCTTAAACATTCTCTGAACTCATCTCTTACAATCCTACAATAGTTTAAGAATAAAAGTTACTTTTGCACCATCTAATTTCTCTTGTACAAAACAACAACCACTAAACAGTGTAATCACTACTCAAATGCGAAATATTGAAATTGATGATCACACAATAGTAGAATTCTAACTCAACAATTGATACATAAATGATAAATCAATAAGGAGACAAAGGAAGAACAGAGCAAAacaaaatcaaagaacaaaacaGAATCAAAGAAAATCACAGAACAAAAGCAGAATCAAAGAGAAGATCAGAAGGACAGAACCAAAATTtaaatgatgaaaaaagaaaaattctctATTACTTGAAATGGAGGAGGCAAACAGCAACTGTAGAGGCGATGAACACGACGGCGAGCACGGGTGAGCAGGGAGCAGCGACGAACACCCACGGCAACGAGCACGGGTGAGCAGGGAGCGGCAACGAATACTCATGGTAATGAGCATGGGTAAGCTAGGAGCAGCGACGAACACCCACGGTAGCGTGGAGCAGATGCTGAGATTGAGAGTGAGTGGATGTGAGGAGAGTGTGACGAAGATGACGAATACCCATATGGTGGTGAGACAAGAGGTGGTGGCAGACCGGCAATGATGAAGAGAGGTTGAGTGGGCCATGTTTGgcaacttttttttgtttttttggacaGGACACATGTTGACATGGGATACACGCGTGTCGAACGAGTATCTATGTGGCTGcatttgtttacagagacaggacactgagacagggatatagagacacaaaatcgtgtttgacaaAAGATACATGGACAGAGATAATGTGTTCAGAggcactgaattagtgtattttgtgtccatcctgacaggaaggacacggagacactaacaagggacacaacttattttttattttttctttcattattcttgttaattttttataattatattttttattattatatttttcatctcaaattttgtgaatgaaaaaaatgagaataaattgcattttcataatttgttctagtttatcaccaaacagaatataagaacacaaaattttgtgtctctatccatcagtgtcttgtcctgtctTGTTCTCAATGTCTTGTCTTGTCCTGTTCTCATAAACAAATGCAACCTGTGTGTCGTGTTCGAAATGTGTCAATTATGCCAACAAGACAACTCAGCAAAATATCTATGCGTCATAGCCTAAGAGTCTTATCGACTCCAATAATTAATAACAGTCGTTATCTTATAGCCCAGCTGCCCAGTCATTATTGTACATATGAATCATAACttgattttattttactttaattctGAATTTGTAATCGACCATATTAATAACTATCATTGCTAATTTAATGACCAAACGATCATGACATTAATCTCATTTACCTAATGTCTATATAATGtttggtggaaactcaggtgcagtcgactttacgtgaagttgatacttgagagccgttagatgatttgattaaattttcatctaacggctcttagatattaacttcacgtgaagtcgacttcacatgGGTTTTCACCGTAATGTTTTCTACCTCTCTaagttctaaattttaaattattttactgcTCTAATATACTTCTATATTGGTTTGAGCCACAGAATACCTTTTGTAGATATTTCATTCTCAGACAAAAATAGTAGAGCATAATCTCTTCAAGAATTAAGATATATATCGAACAAGGTTACCACATAAAACAACCTGATTTTGGACTATTAATAGCTAATAAACTTGATTATCATACACTATTATGGACATATCCTAAACAAAATAATGGTTAAACAGAAATCACACaaatatttaagttattttatttgttatattGCCTTGTTGTAAATAACCGAGAAACACTAAATTCTATACCAAAAGCAACATCCACACTCGCAGTCAGTCTTGGGTTGGGGGTTGAAAGGACTCATATTTTCAAATCTCAAACTGAAAAATAGCATAGAAGTTGCAAAAGAATAAAAAAGCATAGAACGAAAGCGAAAGAATATACTAAGATCATGATTTGCAGAATCGCCTGAAATTAAAATAACactcaatgaaataaaataacataGGACGAAAACATCATTGTTAAACTAGAGACAATGAGATATTGACTCTTGTTATTATAAAATCACTTTTCTAAAAAGTTTAAACTTATAGGatgaaataatattttaattcgaTGTTATAAAACTATTTTACCTAAAAGCTTAACTTGATAGGAAGAGACaatataaatgattatatatcTACACATATTTCATATTTCTAAGATCATAGTCTTCATATTGCAGGTCTAAAGTTGCTATCTGTGATTTCATCTCTATGAAGATGATATAATACATTTCCAGTTGATGAAGTAGCAACTTATTATTGACAATATCATAATCCACGTAGCTATGCTTTACATTCTAGACAGGGTCAAGTCCATTGCGTCTGCGAGGAAGTCTGCGACCAGTCaatgtaaaaatttaatattgcatccatatttttttttcttttatttctttttgcgGAGACTTATAAATATATGGATAAtgtatgttttttgtttttagtatttgtaatttttttaaaaatatttttaatatttatttttttataattttgcttttaatatttttttatttgtgccaAAATTATCTCTAAACGTTAATTTCATTTATACTATTAgggacaaaataaaaaatatccaaagTTAATTTtggcataaataaaaaattttagagacaattaaataaataaaaaatgttaagaataaaattaaataaaattaaatattaaaaatatttttaaaaaattgcaaatgttaaaagtaaaaaacataTTTGACCAAAGTTAATAAgatttttaacttaaaaattgTATACATTTAATTAGAAGTCTTACGATAGAGAAAACCTAAACAGTGAATTACATAAAATGACATATATAACTCGCAAGCACCCCTTGCTATTTAACTTTCTTAAGGTGTAATAATTCTATCCATTTTTATAATTTCAccgaattttataattttaccgaattttcaattagattcttttatatatatatatatatatatatatatatatatatatatatatatttttaattagatccatACACCATATTAAATTTTGTAACTAAGTTTTTACCATGACAAAAACGTTAGAATTAGCGGAATATTCTATTAAACAAAATAGTCCATTTTGTTTAacgaaatattctattaattccaATGTTTTTTGTCACAATAAGGATTTAGTTACAAAATTTAATtggtataaagacctaattaaaaagaaaaaatgtacaaaaacttaattaaaaatttaataaaattataaagactaataaaataattaaacatttcTCTTATGTGAGACTTCCATGTAATGGAAAATAATCATTAAAACTTAGTAATGTATATAATTAATGGATTAGAGGCTGAAGCTAAcctgcatcttctttggtgaaacaGAGAGGTGGTGTGATTCTGAAGACATTTCCATAGTAACCACCCTTTCCAATTAGCACTCCTAATTCTGCAGTAATAACAGCAGACAAGCGCAGGTTAGCATACTAAGAGGGATATGAACATTGGAGGCTACTCAAACACAACAAAAGAGGTCCTGCTAACATCTCAAGCATTCACTTTTTTTCATATTTAGAAATTTAAATGCTCAAAAGGCTAGAATTGTTTAGATATGAGACCTTTTGAGGATTCTTCCATGAATTTACCTTTCATTTGGTCCATTACATGTAGTGTTTCGGCTTTTGCAGGAGTTTTAAGTTCTCGATCGGCGACAAGTTCAACTCCTAGCATGAGACCTCTTCCTCTCACATCACCAATCACTACACATGAAAGATGAAACCAATTATGTTTAGGGAAAAGGAAAAGACAATTCCTGAATAAATTGCAATAGCAATAATGGGAAAGGATTACATTCATATTTATCTTTGAGTGCAGTTAACCTCTCCTTCAAGTAAGATCCAACAAGAAGAGCATTTTGTTGAAGCTTCTCTTTCTCTATTACTTTCAGAACTGCCAACCCTGCAGCAGTACATACAGGGTTCCCACCAAAGGTGTTGAAGTAACATCGGCGCGTCAAGACCTCGGCGATCTCTGGAGTAGTTACAACAGCACCAAGGGGAATGCCATTTCCAATGCCCTGCCAAAGGAGCCAACATTGTCACCAACAAATTAGAGATGTTCATATCAAATCATTTATAATGATAAAGTATATTTTCATTCTCAATTCATCAATACAAGAAGTACCTTGGCCATTGTGACTATGTCAGGAACAACACCATGAGACTCAAATCCCCAGAAATGGCTGCCGATGCGAGCAAAGCCGGCCTGAACTTCATCGGCAATACAAAGCCCTCCAGCTTTCTTAACCATACTGTAAGCAGCAGGCAAGTAACCAGGAGCCAATTCCACAATACCCCCAACTCCCTATCAGAAACAGGACAAGATTGAAGATGAGTCACTTTTAGCCTTTTACATACGGATCAAGTTTCTTTCAAGTGAAGAAGTTGGTAGAGCGAGAAAGTGAGAGCTTAATCATCCTTGAATCAAAATAGTGGAACTCACAAATGATATAAATTACAATTACGAATTCAATGATGATTAACCCCTTTAtcaaattacaatttttctcacTTTAGAAGATCTTTTTCCTTTCCATTATGTCTCAAATGAATTCTCATAAATATTCAATAAAAGTTTTATGTTATACAAAGTGAATTGAAGATTCAAGCTGGCGAATTAAATCCTTTAAAATAAGCTAATACAGATGCAGCATTTTACTTGTAAGTTAATTTATATCTTAAGTTGTTCAATTTACATGCtataaacaagaagaaatcatGTCATTGCAGTTTCTTTTACCCAATTAATTTTGTCTTCTTTTAATGAGTATTAATTTTAACATACGTAATATACCTGTATTGCTTCAGATATGAACGCTGCAACATTTCCAGAAGTTCCAAAgttaatgacatcttggacatctcttgcatatttttctccgTCAGAACCAAAGATACCTCTGTATGGATCTGGATTCACTACATGATGAACACCACTCTGTTGGAAGCACCAGCACAAGAATCTATTAGGCTcgtactattttagtattttcacATTTTACTAGTTAGAATTGAAAATGCAACCGACAAGGAATGCAATGCTTTCTggttaacaagaaataaattgaaaacttACTAAGGTACTAAATGGAAAGATACAAAATTTATGGCCATTATGGCCATGATGTCAACTATGTTGTTTAATCCAAATTGAGACAGACAAAATCACACATCATGCCATCATGGAGTTCTGAACTTGTGATGTGTGATATTATCTGCTAAAGGGGCTCCACAATTTCAATTCTAGAAGCACACGGCACTTAACTAGCACTGTTAATGGAACGTGTTATAGTTTCCAACTTGCCATAGTagaactcttcttttttttttttgaaaagaaattaaaatttgtttagtTCCTTTAACTGGTTATAGCTACATGTGATTTGTCCCACTGAAGCCAATATCCGTTGATGTTGCCATCACGCACATGGAAAGCTAGGTAGACAACCTAGTCAATTCACCAACCAAGTGAACTTAAGGCCATGACTTGattattttggatttaatttgattttataaaagaGATtatcagtatattaaaattaaattataaacaatttttatttatcatcaatatgataattttttttgtctctatttaagtagtattttttttttgtttagacccacataatttttttggtaaaaaatattgaagaaataaataaattaatctataatattattgctattgCATACACAAATCACTAAGGAGACGTGTAATAAACTACAAGTTATTATTCTTTAggttaaaatgacattttttttaagggaaagtatgaggagccaatgaaatatttatacaatgtgtacaatggaggtttatgaagtattaaagatataattattagtgttacatttttctATCAActgaagtttttgggatgagtggtatcatgacatggtattaaagcgctagatccgaaaggtcaagagttcgattcttggtgaacccaaaaattagtttattatcccttgtactcggatggttattctaaatagTGTAGGAGATGTTCATTTCAtaactcggatggttattctaaatagTGTAGGAGATGTTCATTTCATAACTCAATagctattgtacacattgtacaaatagtccattgtctccctaggGGATCCTTTTTTTAAATGCTAAACTGAAATCAAACGAATGTTTTTGGGAGGACTACAAAAACCATATATGGAATTATGGATATctctaaaacaacaaaaaaatatttaatccaaaattaaattaaattaacataaaattataatacctGAACTACATTAAATTTCCAGATGCTTTGTGCAGTGGCACCCATGGTCCCAGCTGCATTCCCATGATAGGCATTCCTTAAAGATATTATGTCATGGCACCCAGTGTACAACCTTGCTATCATTATCGCTAATTCGTTTGCTTCAGTTccagaatttgtgaaaaacacCACCTACGTATATCGGTATATGTCAAGTTTTTAAGACAAATCAAATTCGTGCATGCCGGTATTTTAAAATTATGCATATAAAACTGCAACTTAGAGCATATAACAATACACTAACTTtaacataaacaaaaataaaaatgaaaattcggCGGTTGTACACTTGTActacatagtttttttttttttttttttttttgggtacgaTTGTACTAACATAGACATAAGACATAAACAGTTATGGTACAGAATATACTTAAACTTcaattttatcattattataatatataagagAAATAGTAGAGGCCGAATTATCAGAATTTATATTGTTGGTCATTATTTAACTATCaagttaattcttttaatttagtaatttttaaatattaataattaactaataacaaaaaataataaattttaattaccctcTCACATTTCTCCTAATATAACATAGGAGATAATAATACAAGTGAAACATGTTACGCTTGAAAATGACATGCACATTTTATCTTTGGTCTGAATCCATGTGCTAGCATGGATACCACCCAAGTGATCGATTAGACGAATGGCATCCCATGAACCATCAACTTACATATAATTCATTAATGGTTAAAGAAAGCAATTTTCTATCTTGTTATCAGATATAaccaacaataaaaatattatttatatattaaaaataattattaaaattgattattatatatttttatataaataaatatattatctaacttatattttaatatatattatatattaataactaattttaatatacatctaaTATGATTAAATCAACAAAATCTATTATGTTAtctacataaaaaatattaattttttgttaggttaattttttcaataaaaatcaaactttaatttttttataaaaattttaatattatatcatgaaattatttttttattttaattaaaaatatataaataattatataactaaattttctctttttatttattttttaaaaaagaaaaatagctcAACTTCCACCTTTCACATCTGTCCCCTTTCTATAAAAAATTAGACATAGGATAATAACGCCACGTATTACACGTCAcctcaaatatatatttttcttctatATAGTATGGTTTTGATTGCACCAGTAACGAAAACTTAACGCATACCATACCATACGCATGCATAggccaaaaataaaaatttaaaaacaaacatAAGGAGCACTTATTATTATactaacaaataaaagaaacgacACGTAAAAAGCGTGGAGTGGATCGCAAAGTAGTTTATAGAAGATTGATTTCTATATATGATGATCGGTATAAAACTTCCCAATAATATTTCATGCAGAGTcatgaataattttaaaaaatataaaaataaaaattatgtataCTGATTCAATTGATCGTAATTGATGTGCTGAAATAACAGACCTTAAGGTTACCGGGGAGTTTGGAAGCGAGAGCTTGGGCAAAATCGGCGATGGCGTGGTTAAGGTAGAGCACAGTAGAGTGTTGCAACCGTTTGGTTTGGTTGATGATGGCGTCGACCACATCTGGGTGGCAGTGCCCGCAGCACACCGTAGCAATTCCCCCGAATGCATCCAAGTACCTCTTTCCCTTCTCGTCGAACAAGTATTGCTTCTTCCCTTCCACCACATTCAGCTGCAACCCACCGCACACAATCATTATTtctctaaataattaatttatattttttaaataaataattaataattaaaatcgtCAAATTTgaaagaatatttaaaatattaaatatatcaatTAACATAGAGAAAATGATAGGGTGTATCGCGGACTCACGGGATTCTTGTAAAAATGAAACAGTGAAGGGCTCAGATACTCCCTCCGCTTCGCCAGTATTTCGTCACCAGAAGGACCGGAGTACGGCGGAGGAGCGTAGTCAAACGGTGGAAGCTCCAATTCGACGGCGGCTCTGGATGCAACGTCGTTTTTGACCGCTGCCTGAGGGAAGCTACTCTGCCAACGAAGCAGCTGCGGCGATCGCCGTTGCAACAGCTTCCTCGCAAGAATCATCGCCATTTTCGTTCCCGTGGACGGAGAATTTCCGGCGATTTGCTCCGATAATGCAGGACCCAACCCAACCCTTTGCtgtgaaaagagagagaaagaatctGTTTGAGTGAGAGAGTGAGAATGAGAAGACGAATGAGGTAGTTACAGAGGAGTTATTATATAGGAGGGAAATGGTGACGGTGATGACGTGGCATATTTGGTGGGAGTGttgttgaaaaaccaaaaagaCCCTTGGAGATGACATAAAATTACGGTTTTGGGAATACAGTGCACTGATCACTGAAATTGCAAAATGTCTCCACCGGATGAACTTAATTAATTCAACTGATGCACTTTCTAGAAGTTTTTAATtatggaaaataaaaaatgattaaagaaattagaaatgGTCTAGTGGTCAATGAGAATGGCAGAGAATTAGGTatgaaaattatattataaatttcaCTGCAGCTAATATTATAATTACGAAAATGGATAATATgtataaaaatgttaatttttctaattattaagaACTTGTTTGGAACTAGGAATCAGAATTTATTGAAGAATCAAATTCTTTTCCATATTTtgtaataaacaaaatttaatcattttaattttaataaaaattttaattcccaCGTTTACTCTATTTATAAATCAGATCacttttcatttagttttaaaaattgaaaatccaAAATATCTTTACAAAagtatttaaattctttttagttaaagATAAATTAGTAAAATCAAAATCAATAAGAATTTAATTCTATCAAAATTATGTATcattttaaattatgaatttgaattaaaaattaaattaattttttaaatagaattagAATTCTTTTCTCTTAAAACGTCTTTAAATAAATATGTTTGATATCATTTATTGAATAAATTATcatgtattaaattttttatacgtGATAGATTAAAAGTATtctctttattaaaaaatattactgtaTTCTTGAAATCGTTAATTTGAGTCagatatcaaatttttaatttgttttgttgagtttgaagaactaATTAACAAGATATTATAAAtaatgactaaacattattattgaattaaaagTCAATTATGTGTATGATTAGTTTGTCTAGTGTGTAAAAAGTTGATTTAATCAACACTGACCCAAGGAGAAAAAAAACAACAAATTGCATCTGATCCACTTCCACACAAGATCAAgaaaatagttgttaatcacaacaATAATTTTCCCTTCAGAAATAAAAGAATGTTTCATTTCTATCTGAAACAAAGAAATGCTTCAGGCCTCAAATTGAAAAAATGAGCATATCCATAAACAAGCCCAAATCGATAGTCTACATCCAAGTCTATTTACTTGGTTGCTAACTAAAGAGAATGAGTTCTATTTGTATTTGAACCAATTCACCTcaccatcaaaattaaactttttcttctcttttttccatCACCCACGTGAAagttcaaaagaaaagaaaaaaagaaaagttttaaactagggcaaaataaaaaaacaaaaaagagttaCTAAATCCAAGCAAAAAGAGAAAGTCAAAGAAGTTAGAGTTAAAGGCAAGATCACATCCAAAGgacaaattacaaaaagaaattttcatatttgtgCTTCATTATTGAAACTCGATGAAGAGATCTTCTTCTTGCATACACAGATTCAAAAAGTTGAAGGCATTGAAGATGATGAAATTCTGCTGTGAATCAACGCTCAAGAATTAAATTTGGAGTCAAAGCAAGAATGCACGGTTTAGATTCAAGAAGTAATTTGAAAAATGAtgaaagaaaagatagaagatatgGATGCATGCATGATTCAGTCACTGCTTCTACTCTATCTCTCCTCTATGCCGCCACTACTATTTCTGATTTTCAGGAGAAGAAGTCAAACAAGTGttgaaacaagttacaagttttGGAAGCTTCACTCCTTTATTAAAGAGGTGAACAGCCAAAGATTGGAGTAAGGAGTGAGAGCACACCGTTTGAGTTCCTATAGCTTACAAAGTTATTACACTCTTCTCTTTCATGGTTCTCATTGGATATCTTATTTTCTCAGTTTAGTCATTTTctgttttcaatgaaaaaagacaATACTGTGAGGATTATATGAAAAAGCCATTGAGTGAAAAAAGACTAATATACTAAGCAAAgagtatgaaatattttttataaaagaagaag contains:
- the LOC112751474 gene encoding alanine--glyoxylate aminotransferase 2 homolog 3, mitochondrial; the protein is MAMILARKLLQRRSPQLLRWQSSFPQAAVKNDVASRAAVELELPPFDYAPPPYSGPSGDEILAKRREYLSPSLFHFYKNPLNVVEGKKQYLFDEKGKRYLDAFGGIATVCCGHCHPDVVDAIINQTKRLQHSTVLYLNHAIADFAQALASKLPGNLKVVFFTNSGTEANELAIMIARLYTGCHDIISLRNAYHGNAAGTMGATAQSIWKFNVVQSGVHHVVNPDPYRGIFGSDGEKYARDVQDVINFGTSGNVAAFISEAIQGVGGIVELAPGYLPAAYSMVKKAGGLCIADEVQAGFARIGSHFWGFESHGVVPDIVTMAKGIGNGIPLGAVVTTPEIAEVLTRRCYFNTFGGNPVCTAAGLAVLKVIEKEKLQQNALLVGSYLKERLTALKDKYELIGDVRGRGLMLGVELVADRELKTPAKAETLHVMDQMKELGVLIGKGGYYGNVFRITPPLCFTKEDADFLADAMDLTLSRM